Proteins encoded within one genomic window of Anopheles gambiae chromosome 3, idAnoGambNW_F1_1, whole genome shotgun sequence:
- the LOC133393132 gene encoding uncharacterized protein LOC133393132 has protein sequence MELPKQTVDGAALKRKYRHLKGIHLASYRDGLPKIIIGLPHAHLMCALRTKLGRAGGPIAMQTHLGWVLLGASSSKSKQERLFSLMENGKEEKTMADLMKGYFSTEEFGVKLVTNLPQSKEEERAKILMKETLNKTKNGYEIGLLWKRDEIRLPESFAQALRRLQCLERKMERDAILKKWYHEEIAAYCQKGYAQAIEGNNLLKDEHNPKLNYIPHFAIINYNKPKPKPRLVFDAAAKNNGISLNSQLLSGPDAVASLFGILIRFREGRVGISGDIKEMFHQVGIRQEDRCAQRFLYRSNPNDKPQIFEMKVMTFGATCSPACAQFVKNENAALFQTRYPEAAIAIVRNHYVDDYLDSFDSDELAIKRTKEVINIHDEAKFYIRNFLSNSVKVLESLPKERVSDSNLMKICESDNTYDKILGQWWDRERDSLKYIIKGLIETGGNATKRILLSNTMKIYDPLGLIANYVVESKILMQDIWRQGLDWDDKLPAELQRRWQEWVVRMKEVETINIPRCYSSVSEVLRRELHVFVDASEKAFAAVACKQQF, from the exons ATGGAGCtaccaaaacaaaccgttgATGGAGCAGCGCTTAAAAGAAAATATCGGCATTTAAAGGGAATTCATTTAGCAAGCTATCGCGATGGACTACCCAAAATAATTATCGGGTTACCACATGCTCACCTCATGTGTGCATTACGCACCAAATTAGGACGCGCGGGAGGACCAATAGCTATGCAAACCCACCTGGGGTGGGTATTATTAGGAGCAAGtagttcaaaatcaaaacaggAAAGATTGTTTTCTCTCATGGAGAatggcaaagaagaaaaaacaatggCGGATCTAATGAAAGGGTATTTTTCTACCGAAGAGTTCGGTGTTAAGCTCGTCACCAACTTGCCTCaatcaaaagaagaagagagagcaaaaatacTAATGAAGgaaacattaaataaaacgAAGAACGGGTATGAAATAGGTCTACTATGGAAAAGAGATGAGATCAGACTCCCGGAAAGCTTCGCTCAAGCACTAAGAAGACTGCAATGTTTAGAAAGGAAGATGGAAAGAGACGCGATACTAAAGAAATGGTATCACGAAGAGATAGCTGCATATTGTCAAAAGGGATACGCTCAAGCGATCGAAGGGAACAATCTGTTGAAAGATGAACATAACCCCAAACTAAATTACATACCGCACTTTGCTataataaattacaacaaGCCCAAACCTAAACCGAGACTTGTATTTGATGCTGCAGCAAAAAATAATGGCATATCACTTAATTCACAATTGCTGTCCGGACCTGATGCAGTTGCATCTCTTTTCGGCATACTGATCCGCTTTAGAGAGGGACGCGTGGGCATTTCAGGTGACATCAAGGAAATGTTTCACCAAGTGGGCATAAGGCAGGAGGACCGTTGTGCTCAAAGATTTCTTTATCGTAGCAACCCAAATGATAAACCACAAATTTTCGAAATGAAGGTAATGACCTTCGGGGCAACATGCTCCCCCGCATGCGCCCAGTTCGTTAAGAACGAAAATGCAGCACTTTTTCAAACGAGGTATCCGGAAGCAGCGATTGCAATTGTCCGCAACCATTATGTGGATGATTATCTAGACAGTTTCGATTCTGATGAATTGGCGATCAAGAGAACAAAGGAAGTGATAAATATACACGATGAAGCGAAATTCTATATCAGAAATTTTTTATCGAACTCAGTTAAAGTATTGGAAAGTCTACctaaagagagagtgagtgactCCAACCTGATGAAAATATGTGAATCAGACAACACATATGATAAAATCCTCGGTCAGTGGTGGGATAGAGAAAGGGACTCACTTAAGTATATAATAAAAGGCTTAATAGAAACAGGAGGGAATGCCACTAAAAGAATATTACTATCAAACACAATGAAAATTTACGACCCCTTGGGATTAATTGCTAACTACGTGGTAGAATCAAAAATATTAATGCAAGACATCTGGAGGCAAGGATTGGATTGGGATGATAAGTTGCCGGCGGAGCTGCAAAGGAGATGGCAGGAATGGGTGGTAAGGATGAAGGAAGTGGAGACAATTAACATTCCCAGATGCTACTCATCGGTATCAGAGGTGCTAAGGCGTGAGCTTCACGTGTTTGTAGACGCATCTGAAAAGGCGTTTGCAGCAGTGGC CTGCAAGCAGCAGTTCTAG